The Streptomyces sp. SS1-1 genome has a segment encoding these proteins:
- a CDS encoding glutamate synthase subunit beta translates to MADPKGFLNTPRQDWPRRPVGERVRDWDEVYVPGALLPIISKQADRCMDCGIPFCHDACPLGNLIPEWNDLVAREDWQDAANRLHATNNFPEFTGRLCPAPCEAGCVLAINQPAVTIKNVECAIADRAWQDGLTSPRPPDRLSGRTVAVIGSGPTGLAAAQQLTRAGHTVAVYEKDDRIGGLMRYGIPEFKMEKHHLERRIEQMRAEGTRFRTSTAVGRDIGAAELRSRYDAVVLATGATAWRELPVPGRELRGVEQAMAYLPLANRVCEGDLESSPMSAAGKHVVIVGGGDTGADCLGTAVREGAASVTQLDIYAQPGTERDDDTEPWPTYPKIYRLSAAHEEARDLGSAPAADADARLFAASTLRFSGDDDGHVRRLHLVEVDALRQPVPGTERILPADLVLLALGFSGPDRADGLVDQLGLEMEPRGTITRDAGFATNVPGVFAAGDAARGQSLIVWAIAEGRAVAAAVDHYLTGQSRLPAPISPYDRPMTV, encoded by the coding sequence ATGGCCGATCCCAAGGGTTTCCTGAACACCCCCCGCCAGGACTGGCCGCGCCGGCCGGTCGGGGAACGGGTGCGGGACTGGGACGAGGTGTACGTCCCGGGGGCGCTGCTGCCGATCATCAGCAAGCAGGCCGACCGTTGCATGGACTGCGGCATCCCCTTCTGTCACGACGCCTGCCCGCTGGGCAACCTCATCCCCGAGTGGAACGACCTGGTCGCCCGGGAGGACTGGCAGGACGCGGCGAACCGGCTGCACGCGACGAACAACTTCCCCGAGTTCACCGGGCGGCTGTGCCCGGCGCCCTGCGAGGCCGGGTGTGTGCTGGCGATCAACCAGCCCGCCGTCACCATCAAGAACGTCGAGTGCGCGATCGCCGACCGGGCCTGGCAGGACGGCCTCACGTCGCCGCGCCCGCCGGACCGGCTGTCGGGGCGGACGGTCGCGGTGATCGGGTCCGGGCCCACCGGCCTCGCCGCGGCCCAGCAGCTGACCCGCGCGGGGCACACGGTCGCCGTGTACGAGAAGGACGACCGGATCGGCGGGTTGATGCGGTACGGCATCCCCGAGTTCAAGATGGAGAAGCACCATCTGGAGCGGCGGATCGAGCAGATGCGTGCCGAGGGGACCCGGTTCCGGACGTCGACGGCGGTCGGGCGGGACATCGGGGCGGCCGAGCTGAGGTCCCGCTACGACGCCGTCGTGCTCGCCACGGGGGCCACGGCCTGGCGGGAACTTCCGGTGCCGGGCCGGGAGTTGCGCGGCGTCGAGCAGGCGATGGCCTATCTGCCGCTGGCGAACCGGGTGTGCGAGGGCGACCTGGAGTCGTCTCCGATGTCCGCCGCCGGGAAGCACGTCGTCATCGTCGGCGGTGGCGACACGGGAGCCGACTGCCTGGGCACCGCCGTCCGGGAGGGCGCCGCGTCCGTGACGCAGCTGGACATCTACGCCCAGCCGGGCACCGAGCGGGACGACGACACCGAGCCGTGGCCGACGTATCCGAAGATCTACCGGCTGTCGGCCGCCCACGAGGAGGCGCGGGACCTGGGGTCGGCTCCGGCGGCGGACGCCGACGCCCGGCTGTTCGCCGCGTCCACGCTCCGCTTCTCCGGCGACGACGACGGGCATGTGCGGCGGCTCCACCTGGTCGAGGTGGACGCGCTGCGGCAGCCGGTGCCCGGCACGGAGCGGATCCTGCCCGCCGACCTGGTGCTGCTCGCCCTCGGCTTCTCCGGTCCGGACCGCGCGGACGGGCTGGTCGACCAGCTCGGGCTGGAGATGGAGCCGCGCGGCACGATCACCCGGGACGCCGGGTTCGCGACGAACGTGCCCGGCGTGTTCGCCGCCGGGGACGCCGCCCGGGGGCAGTCGCTCATCGTGTGGGCGATCGCCGAGGGACGGGCGGTGGCGGCGGCCGTCGACCACTACCTGACCGGACAGTCCCGTCTACCGGCGCCGATATCGCCGTACGACCGGCCGATGACCGTGTAG
- a CDS encoding carboxymuconolactone decarboxylase family protein, producing the protein MGPESGTGPESGTGPERDTGPESGTGPERGTGPESGTAVPDVGAAVAAADAARTRLDFAKAAPKVFRAIIGLDAAARAGLDPALVELVQIRASHLNHCAYCLHMHTNDARKAGESEDRLHMVAVWREAPHFFTEREQAALALTEAVTLVSGGVPDDVYARAAAHFDEGELAQLLGLIMTINTWNRVALATGKVAGTDERRPANR; encoded by the coding sequence ATGGGACCGGAGAGCGGCACGGGACCGGAGAGCGGCACGGGACCGGAGAGAGACACGGGACCGGAGAGCGGCACGGGACCGGAGAGAGGCACGGGACCGGAGAGCGGCACGGCCGTCCCGGACGTCGGCGCGGCGGTGGCGGCGGCCGACGCCGCGCGGACCCGTCTGGACTTCGCGAAGGCCGCTCCCAAGGTCTTCCGCGCGATCATCGGCCTCGACGCCGCCGCCCGGGCCGGCCTCGACCCCGCCCTCGTCGAACTCGTCCAGATCCGCGCCTCGCACCTCAACCACTGCGCCTACTGCCTGCACATGCACACGAACGACGCCCGCAAGGCCGGGGAGAGCGAGGACCGGCTGCACATGGTCGCCGTCTGGCGGGAGGCCCCGCACTTCTTCACCGAGCGGGAACAGGCCGCCCTGGCCCTCACCGAGGCGGTCACCCTGGTGTCCGGCGGCGTGCCGGACGACGTCTACGCCCGCGCGGCGGCCCACTTCGACGAGGGCGAACTGGCCCAGCTACTGGGCCTGATCATGACCATCAACACCTGGAACAGGGTGGCCCTGGCGACGGGCAAGGTCGCGGGGACGGACGAGCGCCGCCCGGCGAACCGGTAA